One stretch of Enterobacter sp. RHBSTW-00994 DNA includes these proteins:
- a CDS encoding ABC transporter substrate-binding protein: MAAYKKSYQQLVLALGLLATGGILSTQVQADQLADIKAAGVVKVATFDANPPFGSIDAKTHDIVGYDVDFAKALAKTLGVKLELVATNPANRIPLLQSGKADLIVADITITPERAQVIDFSTPYFVTGQQFLVPAKSADTLDAYSKSRIGAVKGTTGEQALHQRFPQSRVLSYDDIPLALTALRNGNVQAITQDSTILAGLLAQAPDKANFKILPDLLSKEEIGVGVKKGETALLKAVNDELVNLEKNGQAAKIYDVWFGPQTQSPQPRAFKIEAQ, from the coding sequence ATGGCAGCATACAAAAAATCTTATCAGCAGCTGGTACTGGCTCTGGGTTTACTGGCGACAGGTGGCATTCTTTCAACGCAGGTTCAGGCCGACCAGCTGGCGGATATCAAGGCGGCAGGCGTGGTAAAAGTCGCTACATTTGACGCTAACCCACCCTTTGGTTCCATCGATGCCAAAACCCACGACATCGTTGGTTACGACGTCGATTTCGCCAAAGCGCTGGCAAAAACACTTGGCGTGAAGCTGGAACTGGTTGCGACCAACCCGGCTAACCGCATTCCTTTGCTGCAGTCAGGAAAAGCGGACCTGATTGTGGCAGATATCACCATCACGCCAGAGCGCGCACAGGTTATTGATTTCTCCACCCCTTATTTTGTCACCGGCCAGCAGTTCCTGGTTCCGGCAAAATCGGCGGATACGCTTGATGCTTACAGTAAATCACGTATTGGTGCAGTAAAAGGGACAACAGGCGAACAGGCTCTGCACCAGCGTTTCCCGCAGTCTCGCGTCCTCTCTTATGATGATATTCCATTGGCACTGACGGCACTGCGTAACGGCAATGTGCAGGCGATCACTCAGGACAGCACGATCCTGGCAGGCCTGCTGGCTCAGGCTCCGGATAAAGCCAACTTTAAAATTCTGCCTGATCTGCTCAGCAAAGAAGAGATCGGCGTTGGGGTAAAAAAAGGAGAAACCGCGCTGCTGAAAGCCGTCAATGATGAGCTGGTTAATCTGGAGAAGAATGGCCAGGCCGCCAAAATCTACGACGTCTGGTTTGGTCCACAAACACAATCCCCACAGCCACGCGCCTTTAAAATAGAAGCCCAGTAA
- a CDS encoding LysR family transcriptional regulator gives MDISDFRTIIALVEKGSISEAAQSLGRVPSAITTRLQNIESELGNTLFIKENRRFIPTSTCKVLYENALQIVRLVSSAEQQATHTLPGGTLRLGALDSMAATRLPTPLTLLYKRHREIAIELVTGISSTLYRSILDYELDAAFIADAPHDERLERFPAFDEKLVIVTASGYHSIASPLDLIEETLLVFQDGCSYRDRLTSWFRHHQVNPHRIAVMSSYHAILGGVSGGMGIGVIPESLFDTFHISGCVDIHPFETAFSQITTELIWRKENSTANTRALIDVLKEQPR, from the coding sequence GTGGACATATCTGACTTTCGTACAATTATCGCCCTTGTGGAAAAAGGGAGTATCAGTGAAGCTGCACAGTCTCTTGGGCGAGTCCCATCGGCCATTACCACCCGGTTACAAAATATCGAGAGCGAACTGGGTAACACATTATTTATAAAAGAAAATAGGCGTTTCATTCCTACCAGTACGTGCAAAGTCCTTTATGAAAACGCACTGCAGATTGTCAGGCTGGTGTCCTCCGCAGAACAACAAGCCACCCACACTTTGCCAGGTGGAACACTCAGATTAGGTGCGTTAGACAGTATGGCGGCAACGCGGTTACCCACGCCGTTGACTCTCCTCTACAAACGGCATCGGGAGATTGCTATTGAACTCGTAACGGGTATCAGTAGCACTCTGTACCGTTCGATCCTGGATTATGAACTGGATGCCGCATTCATCGCTGATGCCCCGCATGATGAGAGACTGGAGCGATTTCCGGCTTTCGACGAAAAGTTGGTGATCGTTACAGCGTCTGGTTACCACTCAATTGCCTCCCCGCTGGACCTCATTGAGGAGACGTTGCTGGTCTTTCAGGACGGCTGCTCCTATCGCGATCGCTTAACATCATGGTTCAGGCATCATCAGGTAAATCCTCATCGGATAGCCGTCATGTCGTCTTACCATGCCATTCTTGGAGGGGTCAGTGGGGGTATGGGAATTGGCGTTATTCCTGAATCACTTTTCGATACATTTCACATATCAGGCTGTGTAGATATTCATCCTTTTGAAACAGCATTCAGTCAAATAACGACTGAACTTATCTGGAGAAAAGAAAATAGCACCGCCAACACACGTGCATTAATAGACGTTCTCAAAGAACAACCGCGTTAA
- a CDS encoding glutamine amidotransferase, with protein sequence MSILPRVFIIQTGTPPEPIREQHGDLPHWFCNALDIEPDRIEVVKVFEGAELPKPDAGSVAVITGSWDMVTDKLPWSELTAEWIRHAISAGMGLFGVCYGHQLIAYALGGIVDYHPDGREVGCHDISLNQAGRDDPLVGQFPQRFKAHLTHMQTVISLPPGAQVLASSAHDPHQIVRYGPKVLSTQFHPEFTRDVADSLIDIRTDVLRQEGRDPAAIRRSLSDTVEARELLPLFINMCVQK encoded by the coding sequence ATGTCGATACTTCCCAGGGTTTTCATTATTCAGACAGGCACACCCCCGGAGCCCATCCGGGAGCAACATGGCGATTTGCCCCATTGGTTTTGCAACGCGTTGGACATCGAGCCAGACAGGATCGAGGTGGTGAAGGTTTTTGAAGGCGCAGAGTTACCGAAGCCCGATGCCGGTAGTGTGGCAGTGATTACCGGCTCATGGGACATGGTGACGGACAAACTCCCCTGGAGTGAACTTACAGCGGAGTGGATACGGCACGCAATAAGTGCTGGCATGGGGCTGTTTGGTGTCTGCTACGGGCATCAGCTCATTGCGTATGCGTTGGGCGGTATCGTGGATTACCACCCGGATGGACGGGAAGTCGGATGCCATGACATCTCGTTGAATCAGGCGGGAAGGGATGATCCCCTGGTTGGGCAATTTCCCCAACGTTTTAAAGCACATTTGACCCACATGCAGACTGTCATTTCATTACCTCCGGGCGCACAGGTGCTGGCGTCCTCTGCGCATGACCCGCATCAGATCGTTCGCTACGGACCTAAGGTTCTCTCAACCCAATTTCATCCTGAATTTACCCGGGACGTTGCAGATTCACTCATTGATATTCGTACGGATGTCTTGCGTCAGGAGGGCCGAGATCCTGCTGCGATCCGCCGTTCGCTTTCGGATACCGTCGAGGCCAGGGAACTACTGCCGTTGTTTATCAACATGTGTGTGCAGAAATAA
- a CDS encoding amino acid racemase, translating into MKKLGLIGGTGPESTLLYYRKFVYEANKRVGDTYFPPLTIESINVYNVLDMCARQEYVGLIDYLLQAIHNLIAAGAEVIALTGNTPHIVFDELRVRSPVPLVSIIESTCEVAIAQQRKKIGLLGTRFTMEADFFKKPFLDNGIEVVIPSATERDFIAGSIHHELERGIVTVATRETFIAVVERMYNDENIDAVVLGCTELPLLFADVRLPVAALDTVDIHLDALFKALV; encoded by the coding sequence ATGAAAAAGTTGGGACTGATTGGCGGTACAGGGCCAGAATCGACACTTCTGTATTATCGAAAGTTTGTGTATGAGGCCAATAAACGTGTGGGAGATACCTACTTTCCCCCTCTGACGATCGAAAGTATTAACGTTTACAACGTGCTGGATATGTGTGCCCGTCAGGAGTACGTCGGCCTGATCGATTATCTTTTACAGGCAATACATAATTTGATCGCGGCAGGTGCAGAGGTGATTGCCTTAACAGGCAATACACCACACATCGTCTTTGATGAACTGAGGGTTCGTTCCCCTGTGCCATTAGTGAGTATTATTGAATCAACTTGCGAAGTGGCTATTGCGCAGCAACGGAAAAAAATCGGATTGCTGGGGACTCGTTTCACAATGGAGGCGGATTTCTTTAAGAAACCGTTTCTGGATAACGGGATTGAGGTGGTTATCCCTTCGGCCACCGAGCGAGACTTCATTGCTGGCAGTATTCATCACGAACTCGAAAGAGGGATCGTGACCGTAGCAACCCGCGAGACGTTTATTGCCGTGGTCGAAAGGATGTACAACGATGAGAATATCGATGCAGTCGTTTTGGGTTGTACCGAACTGCCGTTATTATTCGCTGACGTCAGGCTACCCGTTGCGGCACTGGACACCGTCGATATTCATCTTGACGCCCTGTTTAAGGCGCTGGTTTAA
- a CDS encoding LysR family transcriptional regulator — protein MQSEKFAEFLGVFVDVARENSFSGAGRRRGRTPSSTGRQIDALEAYLDTPLFLRSTRHLTLTDAGETLLIRARQILDSLVDVQQELASLKGDVTGVLRVACYPTFGKRYVLPVMGVLARQYPELSLDLDLTERLADPVAERLDVVIRIGEMADSTLISSRIALQTRVLCASPTYLAQAGMPETRADIASHRLIDKLHGADLLGWGNIIGHPARGQVAMPMFGCDDFEAMRQAAVEGMGIAYLPDWVVGHDIKQGVLRQLFPEWSAQPQASTGIYALRALRHPPARVTVFLDALREFIGSPPIWRPD, from the coding sequence ATGCAATCAGAGAAATTTGCAGAATTCCTGGGCGTGTTTGTCGATGTCGCCCGTGAGAACAGCTTTTCCGGTGCAGGACGTCGCCGTGGACGCACCCCGTCGTCAACAGGACGACAGATTGACGCCCTGGAGGCGTACCTCGACACGCCTTTGTTTCTGCGTTCAACGCGCCATTTAACCCTGACCGATGCAGGCGAAACGCTGCTCATCCGGGCACGACAAATTCTGGATTCACTGGTTGATGTTCAGCAGGAGCTGGCCTCGTTGAAAGGGGATGTCACCGGCGTATTGCGGGTTGCCTGTTATCCCACCTTCGGGAAGCGCTACGTGTTGCCTGTTATGGGAGTGCTCGCCCGTCAGTATCCGGAACTGAGTCTCGACCTGGATCTCACGGAGCGGCTGGCAGATCCGGTAGCGGAACGGCTGGATGTGGTTATTCGTATCGGTGAAATGGCGGACAGTACGCTTATTAGTAGTCGGATCGCCCTGCAAACACGTGTCTTGTGCGCAAGTCCCACGTACCTCGCACAGGCTGGCATGCCGGAAACACGTGCCGACATTGCCTCTCACCGTCTCATTGATAAACTTCACGGTGCAGACCTGCTGGGTTGGGGAAACATCATTGGTCATCCGGCCAGAGGACAGGTGGCAATGCCGATGTTTGGCTGCGATGATTTTGAAGCGATGCGCCAGGCCGCCGTCGAGGGTATGGGGATCGCTTACCTGCCAGACTGGGTTGTGGGTCACGACATTAAGCAAGGGGTATTGCGTCAACTCTTTCCTGAGTGGTCGGCGCAGCCTCAGGCGTCGACCGGGATCTACGCCCTGCGCGCACTGCGGCATCCTCCGGCGCGCGTCACCGTTTTTCTTGATGCACTGCGTGAATTTATCGGTTCACCGCCCATCTGGCGGCCCGATTAA
- a CDS encoding NAD-dependent succinate-semialdehyde dehydrogenase, with amino-acid sequence MQNDNYDSLYLFINGNWLAAEHRDTVAVVNPATQETIGRLPLATAADLDLALTVASASFKTWRRTVPAERARILKNAAGLMRERIEHISMLMTLEEGKPLAESQDEVLRAAEYFEWFAEEARRIDGRVVPANRPGVLQLVKREAIGPVAAFTPWNFPAITPARKLSAALAAGCSVILKPGEESPATALALARCLDDAGLPKGVLQIVFGVPDQVSATLIASPIIRKVAFTGSVPVGRLLAERAAAGVKPITLELGGHGPVLVFADADIDAAAFGGAANRFRGTGQICISSTRFLIQRDVYDRFVERFVSATQALVIGDGRQETTQVGPLANQRQLEKMEALVADAVAQGATVLTGGKRIDRPGYFFEPTVLADVPMTARIMHEEPFGPIAVIRPFDTLTDGLEEANRLPYALSAYAFTRDVRTAMDVGDGLEAGMIGINQYRIVATELPFGGMKESGIGSEGGREGIDHYLTNKFISQI; translated from the coding sequence ATGCAGAATGACAATTACGACTCACTTTATCTGTTCATCAATGGCAACTGGCTGGCAGCGGAGCATCGCGATACGGTCGCCGTCGTCAACCCGGCGACGCAAGAGACAATTGGCCGCTTGCCTCTGGCGACTGCAGCAGATCTGGATTTGGCACTGACGGTTGCCAGTGCCAGCTTTAAAACCTGGCGTCGCACCGTGCCAGCAGAACGTGCCCGCATCCTGAAAAATGCAGCAGGTTTAATGCGTGAGCGTATCGAACATATTTCGATGTTAATGACGCTGGAAGAGGGCAAACCGCTTGCGGAAAGTCAGGATGAGGTTCTGCGAGCCGCTGAGTATTTCGAATGGTTCGCTGAAGAGGCGCGCCGTATTGATGGACGTGTGGTTCCTGCAAACCGGCCAGGGGTGTTGCAACTGGTCAAAAGAGAAGCAATTGGGCCGGTGGCTGCATTTACCCCGTGGAATTTCCCGGCAATTACCCCGGCACGCAAACTCTCCGCCGCACTGGCCGCAGGGTGCAGCGTTATTCTGAAACCTGGCGAAGAAAGCCCGGCGACGGCGTTGGCACTGGCGCGTTGTCTGGATGATGCCGGTCTTCCTAAAGGCGTGCTGCAAATTGTCTTTGGCGTGCCGGACCAGGTTTCTGCCACGCTGATCGCCTCCCCGATTATTCGTAAGGTGGCCTTTACCGGGTCCGTCCCTGTCGGGCGTTTGCTTGCGGAGCGCGCTGCGGCAGGCGTTAAACCCATCACGCTGGAGTTGGGTGGTCACGGGCCGGTTCTGGTCTTTGCCGATGCAGACATTGATGCTGCTGCATTCGGTGGGGCGGCTAACCGCTTCCGTGGAACCGGACAGATCTGCATATCGTCAACGCGCTTCCTGATTCAGCGTGATGTATATGACCGCTTTGTCGAGCGATTTGTGTCTGCCACTCAGGCACTGGTTATTGGTGATGGACGACAGGAAACCACTCAGGTGGGGCCGTTAGCCAATCAACGGCAACTGGAAAAAATGGAAGCGCTGGTGGCTGATGCCGTTGCCCAGGGCGCAACTGTGCTCACAGGCGGAAAGCGTATCGATCGCCCCGGCTATTTCTTTGAACCAACGGTGCTCGCCGATGTGCCTATGACTGCACGGATTATGCATGAAGAGCCGTTTGGACCCATTGCCGTGATACGTCCTTTCGACACGCTGACAGATGGCCTTGAGGAGGCTAATCGCCTGCCTTATGCCTTGTCTGCATATGCCTTTACCCGTGATGTCCGTACGGCGATGGATGTCGGTGATGGCCTTGAAGCTGGCATGATCGGCATTAATCAATACCGCATTGTTGCCACTGAACTGCCGTTTGGCGGTATGAAAGAGAGCGGTATTGGCTCAGAAGGTGGGCGCGAAGGGATTGACCATTACCTGACCAACAAATTTATCAGCCAGATCTAA
- a CDS encoding carboxymuconolactone decarboxylase family protein codes for MKPIDFTRPRAAARPFTPKLSDFVEQPLYSDVWTDADLAPRDRSLITIACLIALNHSNELPAHLRRGVENGLTKTELSALITHMAFYAGFPAAITASAYANATFAETENE; via the coding sequence ATGAAACCTATCGATTTTACACGCCCGCGTGCGGCGGCTCGTCCCTTCACGCCCAAACTGTCTGACTTTGTTGAACAACCGCTCTATTCAGACGTATGGACCGACGCTGATCTTGCGCCGCGTGACCGCAGCCTGATCACCATCGCCTGCCTGATTGCGCTTAACCACTCAAATGAGTTGCCGGCGCATTTACGCCGCGGTGTAGAAAACGGCCTGACAAAAACGGAACTCTCTGCGCTGATCACCCATATGGCTTTTTACGCTGGTTTTCCGGCTGCCATTACGGCATCAGCCTATGCAAACGCCACTTTTGCTGAAACCGAAAACGAATAA
- a CDS encoding NAD(P)H-quinone oxidoreductase, whose amino-acid sequence MMKAITFDQFGPADVLKISDVAEPQCRPDDLVVRVRAAGVNRADLTQRRGGYGRPDFGDSTLMGLEIAGDVIAVGEKAKGYRVGDRVMGIVGGGAYAEIARIDYRMAMPIPENMDYIHAAAITEVFVTAHEALIHLGKLKPGETVLIHAGAGGVGGAAVQLAHATGATVITTAKREAHEQVHRLGADHAIDYVNEDFSNVVARLTEGRGVDVILDFIGAPYFERNVNALNFGGRLVQIGIMGGVENARIPLERVLYRHLQIMGTVMKSRSQEVKHEMSRRFKARWLSHFGEAGLNPVIDSVFPLAEAGKAHQRMEDGLNVGKIVLTMTE is encoded by the coding sequence ATGATGAAAGCAATAACCTTTGACCAGTTTGGTCCCGCCGATGTTTTAAAAATCAGTGATGTGGCAGAGCCGCAGTGTCGGCCTGATGATTTAGTGGTTCGTGTCCGTGCAGCAGGTGTTAACCGGGCCGACCTGACCCAGCGCCGGGGAGGCTATGGCCGGCCTGATTTCGGTGACTCCACGCTGATGGGGCTTGAAATTGCCGGAGATGTTATCGCTGTTGGCGAAAAGGCGAAGGGTTACCGTGTTGGTGATCGGGTGATGGGGATTGTTGGCGGAGGGGCCTATGCGGAAATCGCCCGCATTGATTATCGCATGGCGATGCCCATCCCTGAAAACATGGATTACATCCACGCCGCGGCCATTACAGAAGTGTTTGTCACTGCGCACGAGGCCCTGATTCATTTAGGTAAATTGAAACCGGGCGAAACGGTACTGATTCACGCCGGTGCTGGCGGAGTGGGCGGGGCCGCAGTACAACTGGCCCACGCAACCGGTGCGACAGTGATTACGACGGCGAAGCGTGAGGCACATGAACAGGTTCATCGCCTGGGAGCGGATCATGCGATTGACTATGTTAATGAGGACTTTTCGAATGTTGTCGCCCGTTTGACCGAAGGACGCGGAGTGGATGTTATTCTGGACTTTATTGGCGCGCCCTATTTTGAACGCAATGTGAATGCGCTGAACTTTGGTGGACGGCTGGTGCAGATTGGCATTATGGGGGGCGTGGAAAATGCCCGCATCCCGCTGGAGAGAGTGTTGTATCGCCACCTGCAGATCATGGGAACGGTGATGAAATCCCGGTCGCAGGAGGTTAAGCATGAGATGTCACGCCGTTTCAAAGCGCGCTGGTTATCTCACTTTGGTGAAGCGGGGCTTAATCCTGTTATTGACAGCGTATTTCCACTGGCTGAGGCAGGAAAGGCGCACCAGAGAATGGAAGACGGACTGAATGTCGGCAAGATTGTTTTGACGATGACAGAGTGA
- a CDS encoding carbonic anhydrase: MQHIIEGFLSFQKEVFPQRKELFRSLASSQNPKALFISCSDSRLVPELVTQQEPGQLFVIRNAGNIVPPFGPEPGGVSATIEYAVVALGVTDIVICGHSNCGAMKAIADNANLDPMPAVSHWLRYSDAAKAVVENKTWGNETDKVNAMVQENVFAQLSNIKTHPSVAVGLRNNSIRLHGWVYDIESGDIRALDKDTKTFVSLSDNPDVYFE, from the coding sequence ATGCAACATATCATTGAAGGTTTTCTCAGCTTTCAAAAAGAAGTTTTCCCGCAACGTAAAGAGCTCTTTCGCAGTTTAGCGTCCAGCCAGAATCCCAAAGCGTTGTTTATATCTTGCTCTGACAGTCGTCTGGTTCCAGAGCTGGTCACTCAGCAAGAACCGGGACAGCTCTTTGTCATTCGTAACGCTGGTAATATTGTGCCACCTTTTGGTCCAGAACCGGGCGGTGTATCAGCGACGATCGAATATGCCGTTGTCGCGTTGGGTGTTACCGATATTGTGATTTGCGGACACTCTAACTGTGGGGCAATGAAGGCGATTGCCGATAATGCGAACCTGGATCCGATGCCTGCAGTTTCTCATTGGTTGCGTTATTCCGATGCGGCGAAAGCAGTGGTCGAAAACAAAACCTGGGGTAACGAGACCGACAAAGTGAACGCGATGGTTCAGGAGAACGTGTTTGCGCAGCTGAGCAATATCAAAACCCATCCATCAGTTGCTGTGGGTCTGCGTAATAACTCCATTCGCCTGCATGGCTGGGTTTACGATATTGAGAGCGGTGACATTCGTGCTCTGGATAAAGACACAAAAACATTTGTGTCGCTGTCTGATAACCCGGACGTTTACTTCGAGTAA